CTTAATAAGCAATGATATAGTTGGAGTTTTTATCATAATGATCTCCTTTTACACCTTTTAGTCAATAATAAATGAGGTGTAATTTTGTCAACCTATCGATTCACTAATACAATTTTGAAAAAATCGAGGGGAAAAATAAATATTTACGATTCAAATGAAGAAGTGATTGGCAGCACCCAACGTTTTTTTCATAATAAATTGGAGTATATGGTCGATAACATTTTCGATGAAATGTTTGTTCATATCAAGGTATTTGATCATCAAGGCGTTCTCAAAGCTATTGCGAAAGAAGAAAACAGTTTTTTTAGAACAAAATGAACTTTCCGTTTGAAAACGTAAGCAAATTGCTTTCATTTCGCGACAAGGACCTACATATTCCTTCTTACGGCCAGTTTGTTAGTAATTATGCTGTTCTCATTTTGGAGGAACATGCTACTCATTAAATGCTAGTTTAATCAATTTATTAAAGGAACTAGGCTTTCATTGTTATCTCATCATGCTTGGAAATAAGCATATGGCAATTATTGTGAAGATGGGTAAAGAAAAGCTGTATGTGGATTGCGGTGGGGCTGCTCCTATTTTTAAGCCTGTTCGCTTTGAGAGTGACCATCAAAATAGTTCTCGCTTTGGTGAAGATTATGTAAATATTGTGCCGACAGTTCCGGAAGATAATAACTACCGATATGTTCGGTATATCAAGGGGAAACAAAGTGGAGAAGCGTGGGATTTTAACTCTGAACAAGAATATAAAATGAGTGACTTTGCTGATATCATTCAAAAATCGTATATTCTACAGTCTGCATTTATGTCAATTCTGCGGTGCCAACTATGGCAGATCGATCAAAATAGAAGTGTTTCCTTGGTCAATAATAGACTAAGTATTCATTATTCAGATGGACAAACTGTAAAAAAAACTTTATCGTCTATTCATGAGATAGAAGAAGTGATGGCAATTGATTTTTTCCTGCCAAAATTGCCGGTGGCAGAAGCGATTGAAGTATTGAAGAATTTAGGAGTGGATGTTTTTTCCGACAGAGTTTGAATCAATCTGTTAACGTCTATTGTTGAAAAAGGACCATTATATCATTATCTATTAAGAGGTGGTATTTTGATAAATACTTTGCACGAAAAATTTATTCAAACTGGATTTCCAAATAGAATCACATTAGAACAAATTTACGATATATTTAGAACTAAATACAAAGCTGAGGAAGTTAATATAAGTTGTTTTGAAGATTTGAAAAAAGATTCATTTGTTATATTTGATAATATAGTAAAGTGCTATAAGATTGATGATCCTGACATATTAGCAGCCATTTTTAGTGCAGAGGATCTAGCAGAGCATGAGGATTTCTACAAAAATATAAGTAAAGAAAATCCCGAACTATCAGATCCACTTGCTGAAGGAAAGAGACTCAATATCATATTAGAAAGTGAAGACGGTAAGTATATGAGTTCATTCACTTTGCAAGAAGGATGAATGCAACCTTTAAAATCGAAGATATGCGAACTATTTATTAGCCCTTAAGGATACAGGTTATATTTAAGTAATCATTAAAAGGCTTGTGATGTTTAAAATATCACAAGCCTTCTCTACAAAAGGTCATATAAACGATTTTTCCTTCATACTTCAAGGTTCTAATGAACAAAACAAATTTATCGTAACTCATAAAAATGTATTTTCCAAACGTAGTACTGCTACTCAGAAACAATTGAAATATAAGAGAATATAGGAATTAAATATTTTTACTGAAAGGACCTGTTTATTAATCAACGACAGCCTCTGCTTCAATCTCAACCATCAATCGCGGGTCGATAAGAGCCTTTACTTCTACCATGCTTGCTACAGGTTGGATGTTTTTAAAAAATTCACCGTGTGCTTTTCCTATTTCTTCCCACTTCGATATATCCGTTACATACATTCTTGTTCTTACGACATGGCTCATATTAGCTCCTAATTCGTTCAGTGCTTTTCCAATTGATTGGAGTATGAATTTCGTTTGTTCGTAAGGATTTCCTGTCCCAATCACTTCGCCGTCCCTCATCGCGGTTGTTCCAGCCACTTCAATACGATTCCCAATGCGAATAGCGCGGCAATAGCCAACAACCGGTTCCCAAGGAGAACCTGTAAAAAACCTGTTTTCTATTCAAGTTATGTTCCTCCCGATCAAATAAACCGAAGCAATATTTCGCGCACATTGCTCAGCGTAGGTTTTGCCGTTTGCAAGTGCCTCGGACAATGGTACTACTGCCGGTACGATCGAAAATACCGAGTCAATGCCTTCGTTATACACCAGCTCGTATCCTTTTCCTAATGAACCGGCTATAGCGATGACAGGGATTTGCTGCTGTTTTGCACGTTTTGCGACCCCAACTGGAGTTTTCCCGTGAATCGTTTGGTGGTCGATTTTGCCTTCGCCTGTAACGACGAGATCCGCTCCCTCAATTTGCTTGGAAAATTCGAGGGTGTCCAAAATAATGTCGACGCCGCTTTTTAATTCTGCACCTAAAAATCCGTAGAGGCCTGCCCCTAATCCTCCTGCAGCGCCTGCACCTTTTACTTTATCTACCTCTATGCCTAGATCCTCCTTTATTCGAAGGGCGTACTGAGCTAGATTTTGATCCAATCGCTCGACAAGCTCAGGAGTGGCTCCCTTTTGCGGACCGAACACAGCGGAGGCTCCCCTTGGACCGGTAAGCGGGTTATCTACATCACAGGCGACCTCGATGGAAACGTTTTTTAGCGCTGAGTGAAGACCAGATGGATCAATGACCGCCAACTCAGCAAGAGCTCCTCCGCCATCGCCTAATTCGTTTCCTTCCTTATTTAGAAATTTAACGCCTAACGCTTTGGCCATTCCTGCACCGCCGTCGTTCGTTGCACTTCCCCCGATGCCGATGACAATCTTTTTGATTCCTCGTTCAATG
This window of the Bacillus gobiensis genome carries:
- a CDS encoding glycerate kinase, translating into MKIILAPDSFKESMTSLEVAESLEKGFKRVLPNADCVKIPVADGGEGTVQALVDATGGTLVTKTVTGPLSVPVEATYGILGDQNTAVIEMAEASGLHLVPEAKRNPLVTTTRGTGELIRDAIERGIKKIVIGIGGSATNDGGAGMAKALGVKFLNKEGNELGDGGGALAELAVIDPSGLHSALKNVSIEVACDVDNPLTGPRGASAVFGPQKGATPELVERLDQNLAQYALRIKEDLGIEVDKVKGAGAAGGLGAGLYGFLGAELKSGVDIILDTLEFSKQIEGADLVVTGEGKIDHQTIHGKTPVGVAKRAKQQQIPVIAIAGSLGKGYELVYNEGIDSVFSIVPAVVPLSEALANGKTYAEQCARNIASVYLIGRNIT
- a CDS encoding Rid family hydrolase — encoded protein: MAGTTAMRDGEVIGTGNPYEQTKFILQSIGKALNELGANMSHVVRTRMYVTDISKWEEIGKAHGEFFKNIQPVASMVEVKALIDPRLMVEIEAEAVVD
- a CDS encoding tubby C-terminal domain-like protein — translated: MSTYRFTNTILKKSRGKINIYDSNEEVIGSTQRFFHNKLEYMVDNIFDEMFVHIKVFDHQGVLKAIAKEENSFFRTK